A stretch of the Bacteroidota bacterium genome encodes the following:
- a CDS encoding tetratricopeptide repeat protein, with protein sequence MHKVSAVFLFFILISNSVYGQKRTKAEQNSLDSLNAITSNSSNHDTIIANALLAKVDYYYLTYPDSAILFCEMGKNIFEKHNHTNGKSGSYAWMGYLLESQGDIEGALEYMYRSLKIFEETNNKEEQASVLNNIGFVFYNQHDWEKSLEYFESSLRIKEKLGNKQAIAMSYNNLAVVYVDMGNMEKSFYYLSNSLKLYKEMNDKPGISMVLNNIADNYRIKGEFDIALGYLQNSLKIELELGDLQGEAISYENMGKIYFKQGKIDLAEKFALQSLNLSKKLGYPDDIKQAALLLSSIYEKQNKGIDALQMYRLYITMRDSLNNGETQKNVAKQQAKYKYEKLKAIDDIENDKRLGIEKEAKEKQQVITMAISIGLAFVLAFLFFVFNRLKVARRQKKLIEQQNSIVESAKNMLELKNKEITDSISYAKRIQTAILPSEKLVKQYLKKSFILYKPKDIVAGDFYWLEHKNESILFAAADCTGHGVPGAMVSVVCNNALNRSVREQGLTDPGMILDKTRELVLEEFEKSDEDVNDGMDIALCSIIGNKLSYAGAYNPLWIIRNNECMEWGANKQPIGKFENQEKFTTHNVDLLQGDTIYIFTDGFIDQFGGEKGKKFKAKALKELLLNVQHKTMEEQQILIQNAFEKWKENVEQIDDVCLIGVRF encoded by the coding sequence ATGCATAAAGTTTCAGCTGTTTTTTTGTTTTTTATTTTAATTAGTAATTCTGTTTATGGTCAAAAACGGACCAAGGCAGAGCAAAATTCCTTAGATAGCTTAAACGCAATTACCTCCAATTCTTCCAATCACGATACGATTATTGCAAATGCCTTGCTTGCTAAAGTAGACTACTATTATTTAACTTATCCTGATTCTGCGATTTTATTTTGTGAAATGGGGAAAAATATTTTCGAAAAACACAATCATACTAACGGCAAAAGTGGTAGTTATGCCTGGATGGGATATTTGTTGGAGTCGCAAGGTGATATTGAAGGAGCTTTAGAATATATGTACAGAAGTCTTAAAATCTTTGAGGAAACTAACAATAAAGAAGAGCAAGCAAGTGTCTTAAATAATATTGGTTTTGTTTTTTATAATCAACACGATTGGGAAAAAAGCTTGGAATATTTTGAAAGCAGTTTACGCATTAAAGAGAAGTTAGGCAATAAGCAGGCTATTGCAATGAGCTATAACAATTTGGCTGTTGTATATGTCGATATGGGGAATATGGAGAAATCTTTTTATTATTTATCCAATAGTTTGAAACTGTATAAAGAGATGAATGACAAGCCAGGAATATCGATGGTTTTGAATAATATAGCAGATAATTATCGGATAAAAGGTGAGTTTGATATTGCTTTAGGTTATCTTCAAAATAGTTTAAAGATAGAATTAGAGTTGGGTGATTTGCAAGGTGAAGCTATCAGTTACGAGAATATGGGAAAAATTTATTTTAAGCAAGGTAAAATAGATTTGGCAGAAAAGTTTGCATTGCAAAGTCTTAATCTTTCAAAAAAATTAGGATATCCTGACGATATAAAACAAGCAGCTTTATTATTAAGTTCAATATACGAAAAACAAAATAAAGGAATAGATGCATTGCAGATGTATCGCCTGTATATAACTATGCGTGATAGTTTGAATAATGGGGAGACTCAAAAAAATGTAGCAAAACAACAAGCAAAATATAAGTATGAAAAGCTAAAAGCCATTGATGATATAGAAAATGATAAACGATTGGGCATCGAGAAGGAAGCAAAAGAAAAACAACAAGTTATTACAATGGCTATTTCCATTGGCTTGGCATTCGTATTGGCTTTTTTATTTTTCGTTTTTAATCGCTTAAAAGTTGCACGCAGACAAAAGAAGTTAATCGAACAGCAAAATAGTATTGTTGAGTCAGCTAAAAATATGTTGGAATTAAAAAACAAGGAAATAACAGATTCAATTTCATATGCAAAAAGAATTCAAACTGCAATTCTTCCTTCTGAAAAATTGGTCAAGCAGTATTTGAAAAAATCATTTATTTTATATAAACCTAAAGATATTGTTGCTGGTGATTTTTATTGGTTGGAACATAAAAATGAGTCTATTCTATTTGCAGCTGCAGATTGCACTGGTCATGGTGTTCCGGGGGCAATGGTAAGTGTAGTATGCAACAATGCTTTAAACCGTTCGGTGAGAGAACAAGGCTTAACAGATCCAGGAATGATACTCGATAAAACGAGAGAGCTTGTATTGGAAGAGTTTGAAAAAAGTGATGAAGATGTGAATGACGGAATGGATATAGCACTATGTTCTATAATCGGAAATAAACTTTCATACGCTGGAGCTTATAATCCCTTGTGGATAATTCGAAATAACGAATGTATGGAGTGGGGAGCAAACAAGCAGCCAATTGGAAAATTTGAGAATCAGGAGAAGTTCACAACACACAATGTAGATCTATTACAGGGCGATACAATTTACATCTTTACAGATGGTTTTATTGATCAGTTTGGTGGGGAAAAAGGGAAAAAATTTAAGGCAAAGGCATTAAAAGAATTATTGCTTAATGTTCAACACAAGACCATGGAAGAGCAACAAATACTTATTCAAAATGCATTTGAAAAATGGAAAGAAAATGTAGAACAAATTGATGATGTCTGTTTAATAGGAGTGAGGTTTTAG
- a CDS encoding translocation/assembly module TamB gives MDIEFFKKVVLEDIYIEDLHADTLLYSKKLKIDIGKLDFEKHQLFVSSVMLLNTKSKLIKYAEDDDLNLQFIIDLFVDSDTTKKVPSQRWEIRFDEVTMVNTDFTYRSEHDTLETTGVNYFDLNAKKINGRITDIQFEQDTIHATIDYLSAVEKSGFVLQNFSSYVNVSPAGIQLDELKIKTPESTISTDLSFKYKSYRAFKDFINQVKIKAAFDQSKVEMSDIAYFVPQLKGIYRNITISGKVSGKISDLKGKDMDLKLAEHTEFVGDFTLTGLPKIDETLIYLNVERLTTTYADIKEIPVPPFESRKTLNVPSNIAKLGKMKFKGTFTGLYNDFYAYGDFSSALGSLSSDLAVSHNEKKNKEVYKGKLKSTAFDFGAFLDAKMLGRATMDVNIDGEGLTLEEVAAKLTGTVNSVEFNNYTYKNVAVEGTIAKQIFKGKLNVKDDNIDFDFIGDVDFTGKLPKLDFITTLNKADLGALQFVKSEKKMDLSTQLIINVTGNNIDNLVGFINFDNTIYKENDQTYKLSVFDLTLENESGIKSIKLNSDFVDAKINGQFEILEMQNSFKKVLSKYIPAYFDNVVIPKSSIEKFDYSFVFKKTETILRLFAPALSIAPKTQLKGNFNSITNQFSLSGSSDKISISDVVFKNWSTLAATTNDRLDFSVSSERLLLTDSLGLTDFGIYSSTRSDSVNLQLLWNSRTEREYRGDVKSFLSFKPHNQIDFKILPSTIIISDSVWNVDEGNYVMVDTSWINVKNLVFSHEKQLVGLNGIISDNKADQIKLNLQEFNLANINLFTSQIGLNFKGVINGETVINNVYKDIVLTSLLDFRAFFLNDNEIGKGNVSSVWDQTKDALYLHGNFTQNEIPNITFAGYYYPKKEENNIDMELNLQAVRMQLLKPYVEEFCSEFDGLISGNVTIKGDVKKPDINGLLNVNAQRIRVNYLNTYYKFNHDIVIENGSFGIEGMTIYDIPNNNKAIVNGKIYHDNFKNFQLDFDINATKFMCLNTTESDNSLYYGQAYVTGIINIFGFVNNELLIDANVKTEKVTSNDKSDKVNFLSKTELTKIFIPLGGTSEVAQNNFITFIKKDSALNAKDNYTVSLGGLVLNFDLDVTPDAEVQLIFDQKVGDIIKARGNGNLNLKIEKGVFKMYGDYLIENGDYLFTLQNIINKKFDIKKGGTIKWSGIPYKADLDISAIYKARASIKTFFPEDSTNTAYKKRYPVDVVMNMTGDLLSPEIDFEIGLPTVDASTRQTVMSYINNDAEENRQVFSLLILNSFVTPYQLSNSGSGGPTVADGVGSNTSEMLSNQLSNMLSKISNDFDIGVNYRPGDAITKDELEVALSTQLFNDKLSVEGNIGNNSNSQNPNSLVGDVNVDYKLTEDGKVRIKAFNKANDNSQTAVNGAYTQGVGIFYREEFNTIGQLFEQYLQTVKGWRGSAKKEEEVTTP, from the coding sequence GTGGACATCGAATTTTTCAAGAAAGTGGTACTGGAAGATATCTACATTGAAGATTTGCATGCAGATACCTTATTGTATTCTAAAAAGTTAAAAATTGATATCGGGAAGCTTGATTTTGAAAAACATCAATTGTTTGTAAGTAGTGTGATGCTCTTAAATACAAAATCGAAATTGATTAAATACGCAGAAGACGATGATCTGAATCTTCAATTTATCATTGATTTGTTTGTAGATAGTGATACAACAAAAAAAGTGCCTTCTCAACGATGGGAAATTCGATTTGATGAAGTAACCATGGTGAATACCGATTTTACCTATCGGAGTGAACACGATACACTGGAAACAACCGGTGTAAACTATTTTGATTTAAATGCTAAAAAGATAAATGGTCGTATTACGGATATTCAATTTGAGCAGGATACCATTCATGCAACCATCGACTATTTATCAGCTGTTGAAAAGAGTGGTTTTGTACTTCAAAATTTTAGTAGTTATGTAAATGTGAGCCCAGCCGGAATACAATTGGATGAACTGAAAATCAAAACTCCTGAAAGTACCATCTCTACGGATTTAAGTTTTAAGTATAAAAGTTACCGTGCTTTTAAAGATTTTATTAATCAAGTAAAAATCAAAGCAGCGTTTGATCAATCGAAAGTCGAAATGAGCGATATTGCTTATTTCGTTCCACAGCTAAAAGGAATCTACAGAAACATCACAATTTCAGGAAAGGTTAGTGGAAAAATAAGTGATCTTAAAGGCAAGGATATGGACTTGAAACTTGCTGAACATACCGAATTTGTGGGTGATTTTACACTAACAGGCTTGCCGAAAATAGATGAAACACTTATATATCTAAATGTAGAAAGACTGACAACCACTTATGCGGACATCAAAGAAATTCCTGTTCCTCCATTTGAAAGTCGTAAAACTTTAAATGTTCCATCAAACATTGCCAAATTAGGTAAGATGAAGTTTAAAGGAACCTTTACCGGATTGTACAACGATTTTTATGCCTATGGTGATTTTTCTTCAGCACTTGGATCTCTTTCATCCGACTTAGCGGTTAGTCACAATGAAAAGAAAAACAAAGAAGTGTATAAAGGAAAATTAAAATCGACTGCATTTGATTTTGGAGCATTTTTAGATGCGAAGATGCTTGGAAGAGCTACAATGGACGTAAATATTGATGGGGAAGGACTTACATTAGAAGAGGTTGCAGCGAAATTAACGGGAACAGTTAATTCGGTGGAGTTTAATAATTATACCTATAAAAATGTTGCCGTAGAAGGCACTATTGCAAAACAAATTTTTAAAGGAAAACTAAATGTTAAAGATGATAACATTGATTTTGATTTTATCGGGGATGTAGATTTTACTGGTAAGTTGCCGAAATTGGATTTTATTACCACACTGAATAAAGCAGATTTGGGTGCTTTGCAATTTGTGAAATCTGAGAAAAAAATGGATTTGTCGACTCAGCTCATCATTAATGTTACGGGCAATAACATTGACAACCTGGTAGGATTTATAAATTTCGATAATACGATTTATAAAGAAAATGATCAAACGTATAAATTGAGTGTATTTGATTTGACCCTCGAAAATGAAAGTGGTATTAAATCAATAAAATTAAATTCCGATTTTGTTGATGCAAAAATAAATGGGCAGTTTGAAATTTTGGAAATGCAAAACTCCTTTAAAAAGGTTTTGAGTAAATATATTCCAGCTTATTTTGATAATGTAGTTATTCCTAAAAGCTCCATTGAGAAGTTTGATTATTCCTTTGTATTTAAAAAAACAGAAACCATTTTGCGTTTGTTTGCACCAGCATTGAGCATTGCTCCTAAAACGCAATTAAAAGGAAATTTTAACTCCATTACCAATCAGTTTAGCTTGTCTGGCAGCTCAGATAAGATTAGTATTTCGGATGTTGTTTTTAAAAATTGGTCAACCTTGGCTGCAACCACCAACGATCGATTGGATTTCAGCGTAAGTAGTGAACGATTGTTGTTGACGGATAGTTTGGGTTTAACAGATTTTGGTATATATAGCTCCACTCGTTCTGATAGTGTTAATCTTCAATTGCTTTGGAATAGTAGAACAGAAAGGGAGTATAGAGGGGATGTGAAATCGTTTTTAAGTTTTAAACCACATAATCAAATTGATTTCAAAATTTTACCATCCACAATTATTATTTCGGATTCTGTATGGAATGTGGATGAAGGAAATTATGTGATGGTCGATACTTCCTGGATCAATGTGAAGAACCTCGTTTTTTCTCATGAAAAGCAGTTAGTCGGACTTAATGGTATCATTTCAGATAACAAGGCAGATCAAATTAAATTGAATCTTCAGGAGTTTAATCTTGCCAATATTAACTTGTTTACAAGTCAAATTGGATTAAACTTTAAAGGTGTAATAAATGGTGAAACGGTTATTAATAATGTTTATAAAGATATTGTTTTAACAAGCTTACTGGATTTTAGGGCTTTCTTTTTAAATGATAATGAAATAGGAAAAGGAAATGTTTCAAGTGTTTGGGATCAAACAAAGGATGCACTGTATTTACATGGCAACTTTACTCAAAATGAAATTCCCAACATTACATTTGCCGGTTATTATTATCCGAAAAAGGAGGAGAATAATATTGATATGGAGTTGAATTTGCAAGCGGTGCGTATGCAATTACTAAAACCTTATGTAGAAGAGTTTTGCTCTGAATTTGATGGTTTGATTTCTGGGAATGTTACAATCAAAGGTGATGTAAAGAAACCGGATATCAATGGATTGTTAAATGTGAATGCCCAAAGAATTCGAGTGAATTATCTGAATACCTATTATAAGTTTAATCATGATATAGTAATTGAGAATGGTTCATTTGGTATTGAAGGAATGACAATTTACGACATTCCCAACAACAACAAAGCCATTGTAAATGGGAAGATATACCACGATAATTTTAAAAATTTCCAGCTCGATTTCGATATCAATGCTACTAAATTTATGTGTTTGAACACCACAGAATCTGATAATAGTTTGTATTACGGACAAGCGTATGTTACAGGTATAATTAACATTTTTGGATTTGTAAACAATGAGTTGTTGATTGATGCGAACGTAAAAACCGAGAAAGTCACTTCCAATGATAAGTCGGATAAAGTCAATTTCTTGTCTAAAACGGAGCTGACTAAAATATTTATACCATTGGGCGGAACATCTGAGGTCGCTCAAAATAATTTCATCACGTTTATTAAAAAGGACAGTGCTTTAAATGCAAAAGATAATTATACGGTATCACTTGGTGGTTTGGTCTTAAACTTTGATTTAGATGTTACGCCTGATGCGGAAGTCCAGTTGATATTTGATCAGAAGGTAGGGGATATCATTAAAGCCAGAGGAAATGGTAATTTGAATTTAAAGATTGAAAAGGGGGTTTTCAAAATGTATGGCGATTACTTGATTGAAAATGGAGATTATTTATTTACACTTCAAAACATTATCAATAAGAAGTTTGACATTAAAAAAGGTGGAACGATTAAGTGGAGCGGTATTCCGTATAAAGCGGATTTAGATATCAGTGCAATTTACAAAGCAAGAGCAAGTATAAAAACGTTCTTCCCGGAGGATTCTACAAATACTGCATATAAAAAGCGTTATCCGGTAGATGTGGTGATGAACATGACCGGTGATTTATTATCACCTGAAATTGATTTTGAAATTGGTTTGCCAACTGTGGATGCATCTACACGTCAAACGGTAATGAGCTACATTAATAATGATGCGGAGGAAAACCGACAAGTGTTCTCTTTGTTAATTTTAAATAGTTTCGTTACACCTTATCAGTTGAGTAATTCGGGCAGTGGAGGACCCACTGTTGCCGATGGTGTAGGTTCCAATACCAGTGAAATGTTGTCAAATCAGTTGAGTAATATGTTGAGTAAAATCAGCAATGATTTTGATATTGGAGTGAATTATCGACCTGGAGATGCAATTACAAAAGATGAATTGGAAGTTGCGCTATCGACTCAGTTATTCAATGATAAACTTTCTGTGGAAGGAAATATTGGTAATAATTCGAATTCACAAAATCCAAATAGTTTGGTAGGAGATGTGAACGTGGATTATAAATTAACGGAAGATGGGAAGGTAAGAATCAAAGCATTTAACAAAGCGAATGATAATAGTCAAACTGCTGTAAATGGTGCGTATACGCAAGGTGTTGGTATCTTTTACCGTGAGGAGTTTAATACCATTGGTCAGTTATTTGAACAATATTTACAAACCGTAAAAGGGTGGAGAGGAAGTGCGAAAAAAGAAGAAGAAGTGACTACTCCGTAA
- a CDS encoding bifunctional 3,4-dihydroxy-2-butanone-4-phosphate synthase/GTP cyclohydrolase II produces MLNTIEEAILDLKAGKVIIVVDDESRENEGDFLTAAQNVTPEVINFMATHGRGLICAAITEERCTELGLEMMVTNNTAEHATAFTVSVDLLGYGCTTGISAADRSKTIQALINPNIKPEEFGKPGHIFPLKAKNGGVLRRAGHTEATVDLARLAGFEPAGALVEIMNEDGTMARLPELIEISKKHNLKIISIEDLIAYRVKNESIITKNVQVKMPTQWGNFDLVAYRQTTNDQEHLALIKGQWDKDEPILVRVHSSCLTGDIFGSCRCDCGPQLHKSMEMIEKEGKGVIVYMNQEGRGIGLMNKLKAYKLQEEGRDTVEANEDLGFKSDERDYGVGAQILRDLGVSKIKLMSNNPKKRAGLIGYGLEIVDNVSIEIESNEHNKFYLQTKRDKMGHSLKID; encoded by the coding sequence ATTTTAAATACCATTGAAGAGGCGATTTTAGACCTTAAAGCAGGGAAAGTGATTATCGTTGTAGATGATGAAAGTCGCGAAAATGAAGGTGATTTCTTAACCGCTGCTCAAAATGTAACTCCGGAAGTTATTAATTTCATGGCAACGCATGGTCGCGGACTTATCTGTGCGGCCATTACAGAAGAACGTTGCACTGAATTGGGCTTGGAAATGATGGTAACCAATAATACTGCAGAACACGCCACCGCCTTTACTGTTTCTGTTGATTTATTGGGATACGGATGCACCACCGGCATCTCTGCTGCTGACCGCTCAAAAACAATTCAAGCATTAATTAATCCCAACATCAAGCCGGAAGAATTTGGTAAACCCGGACATATTTTTCCGTTAAAAGCAAAAAATGGAGGTGTTCTTAGAAGAGCTGGACATACAGAAGCGACCGTTGATTTGGCGCGTTTGGCCGGATTTGAGCCTGCTGGTGCTTTGGTTGAAATTATGAATGAAGATGGAACCATGGCGCGTTTGCCCGAACTAATTGAAATTTCTAAAAAACACAATCTGAAAATTATTTCTATTGAAGATTTAATTGCCTATCGCGTTAAAAACGAAAGTATCATTACTAAAAATGTACAAGTTAAAATGCCCACTCAATGGGGTAATTTTGATTTAGTAGCGTATCGCCAAACAACCAACGACCAAGAACACCTCGCATTAATCAAAGGGCAATGGGATAAGGACGAACCTATTTTAGTTCGTGTGCACTCTTCTTGCTTAACAGGAGACATCTTCGGATCTTGTCGTTGCGATTGTGGTCCACAATTGCATAAGTCGATGGAGATGATTGAAAAAGAAGGAAAAGGTGTAATTGTTTATATGAATCAGGAAGGCCGTGGAATTGGCTTAATGAATAAATTAAAAGCTTACAAATTACAGGAAGAAGGTAGAGATACTGTTGAAGCAAATGAAGACCTTGGTTTCAAATCGGATGAACGTGATTATGGTGTAGGTGCACAAATATTAAGAGACCTGGGAGTATCAAAAATCAAATTAATGAGTAACAATCCGAAAAAACGTGCTGGCTTGATCGGTTACGGATTAGAAATTGTAGATAATGTATCAATCGAAATAGAATCCAACGAACATAACAAGTTTTATCTTCAAACAAAAAGAGATAAAATGGGCCACTCCTTAAAGATTGATTAA
- a CDS encoding GIY-YIG nuclease family protein has product MEFVTYILYSFGSQRFYIGYSTNLILRIHWHNNGKKGFTTRFRPWKVVHVEFFETKEQAINMENYFKSGKGRDWFKAHFNVNERFISD; this is encoded by the coding sequence ATGGAATTTGTAACCTATATATTATATTCTTTCGGTTCGCAACGTTTTTATATTGGTTATTCTACTAACCTCATACTTAGAATTCATTGGCATAACAATGGAAAAAAAGGATTTACTACTAGATTTAGACCGTGGAAAGTTGTTCATGTTGAGTTTTTTGAAACCAAAGAACAGGCAATCAATATGGAAAATTATTTTAAATCTGGGAAAGGAAGAGACTGGTTTAAAGCGCACTTCAATGTGAATGAAAGATTCATATCCGACTAG